The Bacteroidales bacterium genome has a window encoding:
- a CDS encoding DUF1207 domain-containing protein yields MNKIFRNLLFALTIAAPSVNAQGVADSIHLYGNWNCSLLPSKHIMPFTSADETAHRISIAKISDNYRCSFGGIFPVLGFSNGKKILQFSVAATYYTQFQRIPEHFIVTTGDYFVDILSDVKITNSLVLRVGPGHTSHHFLDDAFEILKVTRSINYVRDYWQMLLAFDKDFYMLYSGATYTYHFLIDENISPQWQLRLGGELHSKHDYLHCYPYLSFDIKWKGELDMASTQNYQAGVFIKNKQNKKLRVAYGHHAGYEERGQYYNIKKDYNSIGLYLEL; encoded by the coding sequence TTGAATAAAATTTTCCGAAATCTTTTATTTGCATTGACCATTGCGGCTCCTTCGGTAAATGCGCAGGGAGTTGCGGACTCCATACACTTATATGGAAACTGGAATTGTTCGTTACTTCCGTCTAAACATATTATGCCTTTTACTTCTGCCGACGAAACAGCACATCGTATTTCTATTGCAAAAATATCGGATAACTACCGCTGTAGTTTTGGTGGAATTTTTCCTGTCTTAGGTTTTTCAAATGGAAAAAAAATATTGCAGTTCAGTGTTGCCGCAACCTACTATACCCAATTTCAGCGCATACCGGAACACTTTATTGTAACAACAGGTGATTATTTTGTTGATATTCTATCAGACGTTAAAATCACCAACTCGCTTGTGTTGCGTGTAGGACCCGGACATACCAGTCATCATTTCCTTGATGATGCATTTGAAATTTTGAAAGTAACCCGATCCATAAATTATGTAAGAGACTACTGGCAGATGCTGCTTGCGTTTGATAAAGATTTTTATATGTTATATTCCGGGGCAACTTATACATATCATTTCCTGATTGATGAAAACATATCGCCGCAGTGGCAATTGCGATTGGGCGGAGAGCTGCACAGCAAGCACGATTACTTGCATTGTTATCCTTATTTGAGTTTCGATATAAAATGGAAAGGCGAGCTGGATATGGCGTCAACACAGAATTACCAGGCGGGTGTATTTATAAAGAACAAACAAAATAAAAAATTACGTGTTGCATACGGCCATCATGCAGGCTATGAAGAACGCGGGCAATATTATAATATTAAAAAAGATTATAATTCAATTGGGCTGTATCTTGAACTTTAA
- a CDS encoding DUF2279 domain-containing protein, producing MNFNKKIFFAIIFTISCIVVTAQHTNNDTASTVKNDSLQQMNPSNQNEIAIEKVHNDSSKLFSRKNLVGGGFILNTAGILYSGYKWWWQGDYHSFSFKTDGLFNNYSYGVDKCGHFYTSYLYFNIVYNTMKWGGYSDRTSTRTAVFVPFLWALTIEVADGFTSYAFSPDDLLANSLGITYGLLQNKYPYLQNFKVKWSYCPMDVNRFIKHDLSISSDYDGHYYWLSCNMHEVLPKSLKKFWPKYLNLAAGYGALNVSEGSTEPKIRKFAIGLDYNLSAIPFKGNTIRTIFHMLDYFKFPAPAYRKVQFQKGEWKWFLLK from the coding sequence TTGAACTTTAATAAAAAAATATTTTTCGCAATCATATTTACCATTTCATGTATAGTGGTAACTGCGCAGCATACAAACAATGATACTGCATCGACTGTAAAGAACGATAGTCTTCAGCAAATGAATCCTTCGAATCAAAATGAAATCGCGATAGAAAAAGTTCACAACGATTCATCAAAATTATTTTCACGAAAAAATTTAGTCGGAGGAGGTTTTATTTTAAATACTGCCGGAATTTTGTACAGCGGTTACAAATGGTGGTGGCAGGGCGATTACCATAGTTTTAGTTTTAAAACCGATGGATTGTTTAACAATTACAGTTATGGTGTTGATAAATGCGGACATTTTTATACTTCATATTTATATTTTAATATAGTTTATAATACCATGAAGTGGGGCGGATACTCTGACAGAACAAGTACCCGCACGGCAGTGTTTGTTCCATTCTTATGGGCGCTTACTATTGAAGTTGCCGATGGTTTTACATCTTATGCCTTTTCGCCCGATGACCTGTTGGCGAATTCGCTCGGCATTACTTATGGCTTGTTGCAAAATAAATATCCTTATTTGCAGAACTTCAAAGTAAAATGGAGCTACTGTCCGATGGATGTTAACCGGTTTATAAAACACGACCTTTCCATTTCATCCGACTACGACGGGCATTATTACTGGCTTAGCTGCAACATGCACGAAGTATTACCAAAATCTTTAAAAAAATTCTGGCCAAAATATTTGAACCTGGCAGCAGGTTATGGTGCGTTGAATGTATCGGAAGGAAGCACTGAGCCTAAGATTCGTAAGTTTGCCATTGGCCTCGATTATAATTTGTCGGCCATACCTTTTAAAGGAAATACTATTCGCACTATATTTCATATGCTCGATTATTTTAAATTCCCTGCTCCGGCTTATCGTAAAGTGCAATTTCAAAAAGGAGAATGGAAGTGGTTCCTTTTGAAATAG